The Mycoplasmopsis caviae sequence CATATATCGTCGAAAGGCGATTTTTATTTTTACTAAATCTTCTTAATTTTATTAACCGGTCTGGTTTCTGTATAACCCTAAATCGAAAATAGAAAAAGTGAAGTGCTGTAATCAACAACTCTTCACTTTTTCTATTTTCAGTTTATTAAATTTATTAATTTAGTTTGAATTTAGCAATATAAATTGATGTATCGGTAACGTCATAGTTATTTGGACCGACAAATTTAATTAGTTTAAACGCTATGATTAATTCATTATTTTCATAATTAAATGTAAGTTCTTCATTACTACCAATTCCATAACCATCTTTTAGATATGTTGGATTTTGTGGATTAGCAATAAGTCAAAGTTCATTAAGTTTTTTTAATAGTTCACCCTTGATATTAATTTCTGCGTCACTTAAAGCATTTCAATTTATTTTGTCTCTAAATAAAACAATTTTTTTGGCTGAATATGAATATGCAAAAACACCCTTGCCCGAAGAAACAATTTCCTTAATTTTTTCTTTGTTAGTTATTTCTAGAAAATTTTGATATTTTTCATCGCCAGACTTAATTACAAGAGGTTTAGAAGGTGTTGTGCTTCCTATATTTTGATAGTTTTCAACAGTATTTAAAAGATTCTCAGCCTGTTTAATAATTTCATCAACTTCTGCTTCAACTTTAACTTTCTTTAAGTTAGCACTCATATCATTAATTAATTTTTTTATCCTGTCTAATGTTTGTGCATTATTTATTTTTTTAAATTTAGTTTCAATATTCTCAATTATTTTTTCTGCTTTTGTGATTTTTGTATCAAGGTTATTTTTATTATTATGTTCAACTATTGGATTATTTTTTGGTTTATTATCTTGTCCACTTTTGCAACCTGCACTAATAGTAATTGGTGCAAAACTTAATGTTGTAGTAGCAAGTAAGCCAAATTTTAATGTTTTATTATTCGTATTTATCTCCTACTTTAAGTATATTTATTTTATACTATTTGTTTTAAAAAAACAACTCTATATTGAGTTGCTGTAAATTTCATACAATTTGAAGGCAGTGTGTACTTAATCTTTTATAAAACAGCGAGTATTATTATATAAACAATTAAGCTACTGTCTAGGTTGCGAATGAATATTAAGATTCGTAACTGTGTAATTTACTGTTGTTATTTCATTATTTGAAAGCATCAAAGAATTTTTCAAAATTTATATTTCCATACATATTAAAATATCTTTTTTCAAGTTTTGAGTTTATTTCTTCATTGGTGCTTGCGCCAGCAAAAGAAATTTCTTTAATACAATTTGCATTTTTTTTAACTGAACAAACTAGTAATGTTAATGTCTCAGTTATATTCGCATTATTTGTACTTTGAATTTCATCATTAATATATGACTTATAAGCATTGATAATTTTTTGTGTTTTTTCTGGGTTGTAATCTGAATCATTATCTCCTTTTATCTCTAAAATTATCTGATGATTTTTATATTTTATTAGTATATCAGGGAATGAACTTTTAATTTCATTTTCATCGTTATAATACTCATAATTAACACCGTGAAGAGTCGGATTTTTTGTTCAAATTTTAACAATTTGTTTGTATTTTTCATGATCTTTTTCATATAAGCTTCAAAAATAACTCGCTAATAAGTTTAGGACAATTTCTTCATTTTTACTATCCAAATAATGCTTGTTTTTTTCTTGATTAAGTTGTGAAGTATTTATATATGCATATCTCAGCTTATCTTCATCAATTAAAATAAAATTATTTGTGTTCCATTGATATTCATTATCAGGCAGATGTTTTGTTGAAAAACCATATAAAATAAATTCTTTTTCTTTTTTGTTTTCTCTTATTTTCGAAATAGATTCCTTATGAATTTCTTTTATTTTATTAATGTAAATTTTGGATATAACAAACCAAACCTGATTAGTTGAAAGCAAATTAATATAATTTGCATATTCATCATTATTTCGCAATTCATTGATTCAATTATTTATTTGATCAATTATATTTTGATTAAAAAAGAATCATTTGAATACTGAAATTTTTTAACATAAAGTTCCAACTCTATACAATTTGTTATCTTTTCAATTATTCTTGGAATATAGTTATTAAGATTATCATTTATTGTTTCTTCTTTTGAAACAATAAATTTTTCTCTATCATTTTTACCTGAAATTGTTCATTTGACTTGAAGTTCTTTCAGATTATTAATTATTTCTTTAGCATCAAGTAACTCCATTATTTTTTCGCTATATTCTTTATCACTAATAGCTAATTGTCACAAGTTTCTATTTATTTTTCCTTGATAAAAACTTGTTTGGTTCATTTTGACAGAATTACTTTTCTTGAAATTATCTTGCAAAACATAATAACTTCATTCTTTTCTTGAATTTTCTGCTCATGATGAATAAATTCAGTAATTATTCGAAATTGATTCAACAGAATTATTTATAAATGTTGGGTTCGGGTTTCTTTTAATTCTTCCAATTGTCTGGATATTTAAATTTTCAGATGAAACACAACGAAGTTGGACAAGCATACAAGCACGTGGAATATTTCAACCCACAGCAGGCCCAACCTTAATTATTACACAATCAACAAGTGAGGTATTTTTTGATATTTCCTTTAAATTTACTTTTTGCTTTATATTTGATGAATTAAAACTTATTTTTTCGTTGCTAAAATACTTAGCTCATGTTAAGTTATTTTCTTCGATAATTTCAATAACTTTTTTTATGTCATCTTCAAAACAAAAATCATTGCTCGTTTCATCTCTAACCTGGATAATCATTGCAGGATTAATGTTGATTAAACCTGGTTCTTTTTCAGGGTTATCATATATTTTTTTAATTTCTTTAAATTTTTTACAGGCCACTTGTAAAAGTCTAAAATCATCTATTGGTTCATTATTAGCCTGTTTAATACCTTCATTTTTTATAAGATTAGTCTTCAAGAGTTTTACATTATCTGAAAGCAAATCATTTTCAGTAATTTCAATTTGTTTTACTTTTACATTATTTGGTGTAGCAGTCATTTTTATAGTAAAATGAGCAATTTTTTGCATTTTTGCCTCAAATCTTGATTCTATCCTTTTAATATTTTCGTCATTAATGTCAAGATTTTTTATTTTGTCTATTGAGTAATCTTTATAAATTGATTTTATTGTTGATGATTCACTCCCATAATGTGCCTCATCTCTAATGTAAACTAATTTGAAGTTTTCATTAGTAATTTGATTTAAAAGTGAATCTAATGTACCCCGTTCAGTAAATAGTCTTCCTTTTCCAAAAGATGATGTCCCCAAAATCATTATTTTATTTTTTCTTGCAATAAGTGTCAAATCTTTATCATTCCTAACTTTTTCATTAACACTTGGTGATTCAACTTTTTCAATTTCAAGATGCTGGCCACCGATAAACTGAAAATATTCATGTAAATTTGACTCCATTTGATTAGGCAATTTCGCAGATGAAAGTGTAGCAATAATGAAAAACAGTTTCTCGTCACTATATATTTTAGAAAGCTCGTTAATTACATTTGCAATCATAAATGTTTTACCACTACCAGTTGGGGCTTTAAAATAAACCTCATTTTTTTCTAATAAATTAAATGAATTCACTAATTCATTAACTGCATTTTGTTGTGTTTTAGTTAATTTCATCTTTTTCCTTTTTTTGTGGCATTAATGAAAGCAAATCATAATAAATATTAGTGTCGTCCTTATCAATATTTTGAATATTTATTCCATTATCAACGAGTGAATTAAAGAAAGATTGTTTGATATTTTGCATATCATTTTCAGAATTAAATAATTCAGTACCAAAATATTCTACATTAAATACCTTCAAATTTTGACTAAAATGTTTATTCTTTTTAATCCAATCAAAATATTCATTATTTGTACCAATGCCATTGTTAATTCTGTATAGTCGCTCATAACAAATTTTTGTTGCTATATCATTTTCATTATTAGTTACAAGTGTAAAAGTTCTATTTCCACCATCTTCTCTATTCAATTCTAAAATTGCATGGCCTGTTGTACCTGAACCGGCAAAAAAATCAAGAACTCTTATATTTTTTTCAGGTATTAAATTAATTAAGAATTTAATTAAATTTGTTGGTTTTGGATGATCAAAAACTTTTGTACCGAAGATATCTTTTTGTTCTTGTGTTCCTATTGAATTGTGCATATTTAAAATTAAATTTGAAAACTTTTTAGTTCTATTAATTTTTTCATTTTTGTTATTTACATATTGATATTGCTTTGAATAAACTTTTCCATTTTTAAAAACTAAAAAATTGTTTTTTATACCTCATTCAACACTTTTTTTGCTTCATCTTCACCGCCAATCTTTTTCAGCATGTTCCCCTTTCATTCTTCTTTCTCATTTAGATTTTGACCCACCTGCATAATATGTTTCACCCTCATAAGTAATAGGATAGTCCAAACTTTGTCCCCATGTAAGAGAAGCCCCATCCAATTGTTTTAATAAAAATTTTCCTCTTTCATTTATGTACTCATCTTCATATTTATAATTACCTAATTCAGTATCAATAAGTTCATCATTAGTACTTAATTCATCAATGTTTTTTGCATACATTAAAACATATTCAACTAAATTTTTAATAAATTTAGAATCTGATGCTGAACCTTCATTTTTCTTTTGTCAAACAAAGTTGCAAACAAAATTTTCTTCCCCAAAAATTTCATCCATTAAAACTCTTAGATATGCATGTTCGTTATCGTCAATTGAAACAAAAATAACCCCATTATCTTTTAATAGGTTTTTTGCTATTTTTAATCTTTCGTTCATTATGTTTAGTCAACCTGTTCGACTAAATTTGTCGCGATAAATGAATTTTTGTTTCTTTGATTCTGTATCATTATTATTAAATGAAACGGAATCTGTCTTTGCTGATTCTGTGTTGTAAGGTGGGTCAATGTAAATTAAATCGTAAAAGCTCGAAGAGCTAAGCGATCTCTCTCTCTCTCTCTCTCATTCTCTATTACTAGTAGATTTTTTAGTGCGTCATAATTTTCACCAATAATTAGTGTATTTTCATATGGAGACTCAGTATTTTCATTATTAACAAAAGACTTTCTGTCATCAAATTTTAGTAACGATATTGTTGTTTTATTTGTGTTTAGAGCCTCATCAAAAGTAAAACCAACTTTTATTCTTCTTAATAAAAGTTGCATAACATTGTGTAGGTCTTCTTTATCAGATTTTTTTAAAATATTTATTATCAAATTTTTTTGGTCATCGTTAATTTCGTTTTTAGACCAATCATTAATAGTCTGTATGAAACTATTTAAAACTTCGTTTTTATTCATTTTTCCACCTTATTATGTAAATTTGTAATCATAGAAAAAGATTTTAAGCAGAAAACTTTGTAAAGAAATCAAAACCAAATGTTGAGAAGCAAAAAGTTATAAAAATTCTTTATGCAAAAGCAAACAAAGTTTAATCAAACTAATTTATCTTTTTTCATAATTATTTTATTACACTTTTAGGCAGAATGTATTCTTTTGAAATAATTGCAATCTTTCTATTTATTAAGTATGTCATGCTTTAAAAAAGCATATATTGGTTTGCCAATATACTTGCCTTTTAGCCTATTTCAATAATTAACACATTTATTTATTTTTAAGCTTTGTAAAAATAAAGTTAATATTCTTACCAGCATTACTTCATTTAACTTCATAACCAGTCATTACATTATCCTTAGCATACTTACTGGCATGTAAATCTTTGCCGTGATCGATAATTTCTCAGTCATTTTCCTTAAAACTCTCTAATGAAAATTCATATAATTTATCATTATCACTTTTAAATTTCAATATTGTGTCTTTGTTCATTATTAACTTATATTTTTCTAAGAAATCTTTATATGTTAATCTTCTTTTAAAATGTCGAACTTTAGGTCAAGGGTCGCTAAAAGTTAATCAAATTGTTCCGCATGTTCCTTTAAAAATATTTTCAATTTCTTTTGCATCTTCAAGAATAATTTTAAAATTTTTAAGTTCATATTCTTTTGCTTTTTTAATACATTTGGCAGCAACTGTTGCAAATTTTTCAAGACCATAATAATTAATATCTTGATTTGCTTGTGCAAGTTGAGTAATCATTTCGCCTTTACCCATCCCAATTTCAACAACATCAGTAGGTTTTAAAATAATTGGATATTGATTTTTTGTAATTAATAAGTTAGAATCTTCAAGTTTATTTGGTGCTTCTTTGTCATTTCTTAATCTCATATTTAAAGTATATATTAAATTAAAATTTAATTTATTAAATAATTTCAATACCCAATTTTACTAATTTGCAATAAATATTCATTTTTTTGAATTTGTCCAAAAGTGCTGTTTTATAGCATTTTTGGACATTTAGAAGAGAAAAACAAAAAAAATTATTTAATTATTTTTGGCACTCTTACCCTTTAAGTGCTAAAATAGTATTATGGAATTTGTGATAAATGGAGGTACAAAATGGATTTTAATTTAGATGATTTATTTGGAGCAAACGAAAACAATAATAACAAATCTAGCGACCCATTAAAAATCTATGGAAGAAATCTCACTGATTTAGCTGCAAGAAATGAACTTGATCCTGTTATTAACAGAGATGATGAAATCAGAAGAATGATTCGAATATTAAGTAGAAAAACAAAAAATAACCCTGTTTTAGTTGGTGAACCTGGTGTTGGTAAAACTGCTATTGTTGAAGGGCTAGCTCGCAAAATTGTCGAGGGTCAAGTGCCAGAAAATTTAAAAGGAAAAGATATTTTCGAACTTGATTTAGCAGCACTAATTGCCGGCGCATCATACCAAGGACAATTTGAAAAAAGGCTTAAAGATGTACTAAAGAGAATTGAAGAATCTAATGGTGACATTATAGTTTTTATTGATGAAATTCATATGCTTATTGGAACTGGCAGAAATGCTGGTGGTGGTATGGATGCTGCAAATATTATTAAACCACTGATGGCAAGAGGAAAAATGCACTTAATTGGTGCAACAACTTTTGATGAATATAGAAAATATATTGAAAAAGATGCTGCACTCGAGCGAAGAATGCAAAGAGTTGACGTTTTAGAGCCATCTATCGATGACACAATAACTATTTTGCGTGGTATAAAAGCACGTTTTGAAAATTATCATAATGTTAAAATTCAAGATGATGCATTAGTTTCAGCTGCCCGACTTTCATCAAGATATATTTCAGATAGATTTCTACCTGACAAGGCAATTGACTTAGTTGATGAAGCAGCTGCAACAATTAAAACAGAAATTAATTTTGAACCCGAAGCACTAGAAAAAGCTAAGCAAAAATTGGCAAAACTTAAAATGGAAAAAATTGCTATTACTAGTGAAGACAAGAAAAAACATACTACAAGAATTAAAGAGATAGATATTGAAATTAAGGATGTAGAAGCAGAAATTAAATTATTAAAAGACAAATGAAATTCTGAAAAGAAAAAACTCGAAGATCTTTCAAAATTGAAGAGCAAACTAGACGATGCAAGACATAGACTTAATATTTATCAAAAAGAAACCGATTATGAAAAAGCATCAAAAATTCTTTATGATGAAATTCCAACCATTAAAAAGATGATTGAAGCTACTGAGAAGGAAATATCTCAATCAGGCAATTCAATTGTAAAGGATAGTGTTACAAGTGAAGAAATAGCAAATATTGTTTCGAAGTGAACTAAAATACCAATTTCAAAACTCTTGGAGAGCGATAAAGAAAAATTATTAAACCTTGAAGCAGATTTAAAGAAAAGAATTAAAGGTCAAAATAATGCGATTAGATTAGTTTCACAGGCTGTATTAAGAGCAAAAGCTAACATTAATGATCCTAATAGGCCGCTTGCTAGTTTTCTTTTCACTGGACCAACAGGTGTTGGTAAAACTGAATTAGCAAGAACACTTGCTTATTCTCTATTTGACAGTGAAAAACAAATGATTAGGCTTGATATGTCTGAGTACATGGAAAAACACAGCGTGTCTAAGATTCTTGGAGCTCCTCCAGGTTATGTTGGATATGATAGTGGTGGTTCATTAGCTGAAAAAATTAGAAAGAACCCATATACAATTTTACTTTTTGATGAAATAGAAAAGGCTGACCGCGACGTTTTAAATATTTTGCTTCAAATGATGGATAACGGGGCAATTACTGATTCAAATGGACGTGTTATCAATTGTCGCAATTTAATTATTATTATGACAAGTAACCTTGGCTCACAGGAAATATTGAAACATCTTGATCAGATGCCAAGTATTAAAGCAGAATTACTTAAATTTTTAACACCAGAATTTGTTAATAGAATTGATGAAATTATTAAATTTGATCCGTTAAGCAATGATGTAATTAATGAAATCGTTGAACTTGAACTCCAAAAACTCTCAGAGAGAATGAGAGATGTAAAAGATGTCAAGATTTCATTTACTAATAAAGCGATTGAATTTGTTGGTAGTTCAGCATATGATGAAAATTTTGGTGCTAGACCAATTAAAAGATTTATACAAAACAAAATTGAAAGTTTACTTGCTTACAAAATTATTGATGGATCAATTAGAAGTGGTAAGAGCTACAAAATAGATATTTTTGCAGGTAATTTTGTTATCAAAGAAGCATAATAATTTAGTTTATTCCTAGTGTAGGAATAAACTTTTATTTTTGACCAAAACACCTATAAAACAATAAAAAAAGTAGCAATTGGCTACTTGATTATTAATAAAAATTAAATTACTTTGTACGTTTAATTTCTTTAAGACGTGCGCTTTTACCACTTCTATTCTTCATGTAGTAAAGTTTTGCACGACGTACTTTGTTTGAACGAACAACTTCAATTGAAGCAATCATTGGTGAGTGTAATGGAAATGTTCTATTAACACCAATACCAAAAGAAATTTTTCTAACTGTAAATGTGTTACGAGTACCTGATTCTTTTTTGCTAATTACTAAACCTTCAAAAATTTGGATACGTTCTTTTTCGCCTTCACGAATACGAACGTGAACCTTAACATTATCTCCAACTCTAAATTCAGGAAAATCAGTACGTAATTGACTTGATTCAACTAATTCGATTAATTTATTTCTCATTTTTAATCCTTTCAATTATATCTGGACGATTCTTCATTGTTTTATTCAATTGAGCATCTCTTTTTCATTTTTCAATTTCTGCATGATTTCCATTAAGTAATACTTCCGGAACAATAAGAGATTTGTTGTTTGATTTACTAACATACACTCTTGGCCTTGTATATTGCGGATAATCCAATAAACCATCATTTTGAAATGAATCGTTTGCAAAACTTTCTTCTCTAATTACGCCAGGAACTAATCTTATGATACTATCAGCCATTACCATTGAAGGTAATTCGCCACCAGTTAAGACATAGTCACCAATTGAAATCTCTTCATCAACTAAATCAACAATTCTTTCATCAAAACCTTCATAACGACCAGAAATAAATGTTATTTCTTTATGTTTTGATAATTCATTTGCTATTTTTTGATCAAATTTCTTACCTTGAGGGGTTACAAGAATTTTATATCCGCCTCTTCCTTTAAGAGAATCAAGTGCAAGGTCAATAGGTTCTATTTGCAAAAGCATTCCATGACCGCCACCAAAGATTTCATCATCAACCTTGTGGTGTTTATCTCTACTGAACAACCTAAAGTCAACAACGTTAATTTCAATTAACTTTTTTTCAATTGCTCTTGAAATAATTGATTCTTCTACAAAAGGTTTGTAGTAATTTGGAAAAAGAGTTAAAAAGTTTATTTTCATAATCTAGATATAACTATTTTTTTGTAGTTTTACGAACTGTTTTAGCTGTTGGTTTAGCGGCTGCTTTTGTTGTTTTAACATTTGCTGCCTTTGTTGCGACTTTTTTATCAGCAACAATTTTTTTAGTAGTTGTTGTCTTTGATGCAGGCTTTACAGTTGATTTAGCAGTTTCTTTTTTAACAGGTTTTTTAGTAACTTCTTCTGTTTTTGTTGCTTCTTTGTTTGTGTTGTTCATAAACTTAGCATTTAACTTGTGTTTTCTAAATAAGTTGAAAACTGTTTGAGTTAATTGAGCACCGTTGTTAATTCATTTTTGTGTTGCTTCTTCATTTAAAACAAACTCTTTTGAGTGTGGATTATATTGGCCTAATGCTTCAATAAATTTTCCATCTCTAGGAGCACGTGAGTCAGCAACCACAATTTTGTAGCAAGCATTAAATTTGCTTCCTAATCTTTTTAATCTAATTTTAACCATTGTGGTTTCTCCTTGTTTTTTTATTAATAATTTAATATTCGCTGTCAAGTAAAAGTGCTTGACACCAAACATATTGCTTTATTATTTTAATATAAAATAAAGATATTCAAAGTAAAAAAATAAGACTTGATTTACTTTACAGTGTCCGCACTCAAGGTTATCTAAATTTCGTCTTTATTTTAAGGACCTTAAAACATCATTATTCAAGTCGTTTATATTAAATATTTTTAGGTTTTGTTCAAATATTTGTCGTAAATTATTCTTACATGTTTTTCAACCATTAATACCATCCGTTATTCACACAAACTCAAAATTCTCAATATCTTTTGTGGAAAAATATAATTTTTCATAACTTCTTATTATTTCGTTTAGTTTTGAACCACCTGACATATAAAAATTAACTTCAATAGCATAAACTTTATTTTCTTTAAGAATTATAAAATCAAATTTTTTATTAAAATTAATTGCAAAAGCATTAGCAATATGTAGACTTGTTAACTCATCGATTTTATTAAATTTAACTTGTTTAAAATATGTTTTACCTTCTATAAATCCAGCTTCCTTTATAAATTTTTCAACAAGTAATTCCATGGCAGAACCTGTTCTGTTTTTTCTAGCATTTGAATTAATGCCTACTTGTACACCATCAAAATATCCCAGCACATAGTCGTTACTTTTATTATTCAATCACTTTTTTAAACCGGATTTCTCAAAAAATTCAGCATAGTCTATAAACTTGTTAGTCATTCTTTCAAAATCTAATTCCTTTATTTTTTGATCTTCATAAATTTGAAGATAACTATTTCTAATTGCAAGTAAACTAGGAAGAATCTTTAATACATTTTTATCATTGTCATATAGTCGTTTAAATTCCAAGGATATATCTTCACATTGTCCAATACTGCAAAATTTTTCTAGTTCCCTTTTATACTTAAGTAAGTCATTATTTATCTTTGCAAAATCTACATAATAGTCATAACCAACAATTGTAGGTGTTAATGTTTTAAATCATTGCTCAAAATCTCTTATCATTTTACCCCCTATAATTTGTAATGATTACTTCCTCAACATCGCCACGACCATCCCCGTTTGAATTAATCATTCTTTTTGCCTTAACAACATTGATGTTAAATTCCTTATAAAGTTCATTAACAAGTTTTGTATTATGATTGCTTAACATAAGTTTTATGCCCTTTTTATCTAATTTTTTAAAAACGTTTGCTAATCGTATTTGCTCATCTTTTCCAAAAATTTCTGCATTGTATGAAATAAATGTATTCTTGTTTTCTATTACATCATATGGCGGGTCAAAATAAATAAAATCATTTTTATTTGCCTTTTCACAAAAAGTTTCAAAATCTTCACAAGAAATTTGATTTTGTGTGTTATTAAAAAAGTTTTTTAATCTATCAAAATTGTTTCTATCAAAACAGTTAACTGATGTTCTTTTTCCAGAAGGAACATTAAAAAAACCTTTTGAATTTACTCTGTAAAGCCCATTGAAACATGTTTTGTTCAAGTAGATTGTTCTTGCTGCCTTTATGTAATTTGGCAGATTATTATAGTTATTGTTTTTGTCCAAATCCCTTATTTTATAGTAATATTCTTCATTATGATTATTCTCATGTTTTACTAATTCGGTCTTTAATTTAATAAATTCATCATCATTTTTTAAGCATCTATACACATTAATTAATTCTCTATTTGAATCATTAATTAAAAAACTTTTTGGCTTGAGATTTAATAATAATGCTCCCCCACCAACAAAAGGTTCAAAATAATTATTATAAGATTTAGGCAAAAATGTTTTGAGTTTATCAATTAATTGTGTCTTTCCACCAGCTCACTTAACAAATGGCAAAAGTCTTTCTTCTTTATTTCCAATGTGAATATTTTCGAGGCCTATAGCCTTATATAATTTAATTATTGTTTCAAAACTAACACCCAAAACTTTTCCGTTCTCAATTCTTGTTAATTGAGTTCTTTCAACGCCACTTAATTTTGCAAGCTCAAGTTGTGTCATATTTTTTAGTTTTCTTTCTTGCTTAATCGTGTTGCCAACATTTTTTAATATTGAGTTCATACCAGTCGCCTCCATTTAAGAACTACATTTCCATATTTTCATTATATCAAATGTATAAAATCATATACATATTTTATTTATTTTATGAGTGTGAATTCCAAAACAAATTGAACACTTTATGGTAATTTTTCATTAAATGATTTTATGAATAAAGACACAAAAAAATAGGCATCAAAAAGATTAATTTTATAATTTAGTGTCTTATTTTTTTATATTTGAAAATATCTGTATGAAAAAATCATTCTAGATTAAACACAGTGATTCATCTGAATATGAACTAACAAATAATATTGAAAGAATTGTTTTTGTAAGCGATAACTATAAATTATTGCTAGATTCAGTTGAAAAAAACAGCCAGAAGTAACTAACTGTTTATAAAAAAATAAGGCAATAGTGGAGAATTTAATTCTCCATTATTATTTTAAAAAATAATAGTTAATTTCAAAACAAAACGAGAACATATTTTGTTTTGAAATTAAACACAAAAAATAACTCAATTTGTTTAAAACCCAAGAATATTCAAAGTAAAAAAACAAGAAAGACTCGATATTGATCTTTCTCGCAAATATTGTAAAAGTTTCAAAATTAATTAATGTTTTTTAAGTATATTGTTATCACTTGCTAGGTTATAAAATGAAAGTAAATTAACAACATGCATTTTATCAAATTCACTATTTTTTGCAATTTTACTTCAGCCCGCCGTTTTTGTTATTTGTGGTTTTAAATGCCCTGATATACATTCACTTAATAGATGTGTTTCTTTATTCTCATTATTCATAAATGAAATAATAAACAATTTGACCTTATCAAGTGAATCTGTGTCATATTGTTCCTCAACGGCTTCGTAATATTCAAAATCGTTAAGATAAGCACTTATATGTCTGTTCACTCTGGTTGTTTCATGATCGTCAATATCTTTCAACGTCTTGTGAATAGTGGTTTCAACAGATCATATTCTATCATTACTGTAATAAATGAAGTCACTTCCTCCTCCTGGAGCTGTATGCTTTGGAAAAAGTTCATAATCCACTTTGGTGTTTGAAAATTTAGTAAAGTCTTGAGGTTTAATATTTAGTATATGGGCAAAAAATAAATTTACAAAATATTCTGCGATTGTATGGTTTTCGACAAAAAATAAGCCATTTTCTGTCTTGATTTTTTCTCAATTACGATCTTGAATTTGTTTTAATATTTTTCTTGTTTTATCTAGATTTCATAAATATTTTGTTGGTTTAATATTTTCATAATTAATCGATGGATAATTATCTATGTCATTAACATAAATTCTGCTTGCGTCAATT is a genomic window containing:
- a CDS encoding DEAD/DEAH box helicase family protein gives rise to the protein MKLTKTQQNAVNELVNSFNLLEKNEVYFKAPTGSGKTFMIANVINELSKIYSDEKLFFIIATLSSAKLPNQMESNLHEYFQFIGGQHLEIEKVESPSVNEKVRNDKDLTLIARKNKIMILGTSSFGKGRLFTERGTLDSLLNQITNENFKLVYIRDEAHYGSESSTIKSIYKDYSIDKIKNLDINDENIKRIESRFEAKMQKIAHFTIKMTATPNNVKVKQIEITENDLLSDNVKLLKTNLIKNEGIKQANNEPIDDFRLLQVACKKFKEIKKIYDNPEKEPGLININPAMIIQVRDETSNDFCFEDDIKKVIEIIEENNLTWAKYFSNEKISFNSSNIKQKVNLKEISKNTSLVDCVIIKVGPAVGWNIPRACMLVQLRCVSSENLNIQTIGRIKRNPNPTFINNSVESISNNYWIYSSWAENSRKEWSYYVLQDNFKKSNSVKMNQTSFYQGKINRNLWQLAISDKEYSEKIMELLDAKEIINNLKELQVKWTISGKNDREKFIVSKEETINDNLNNYIPRIIEKITNCIELELYVKKFQYSNDSFLIKI
- a CDS encoding site-specific DNA-methyltransferase, translated to MWKYTNYWWKLWRTKKSTSNREWERERERSLSSSSFYDLIYIDPPYNTESAKTDSVSFNNNDTESKKQKFIYRDKFSRTGWLNIMNERLKIAKNLLKDNGVIFVSIDDNEHAYLRVLMDEIFGEENFVCNFVWQKKNEGSASDSKFIKNLVEYVLMYAKNIDELSTNDELIDTELGNYKYEDEYINERGKFLLKQLDGASLTWGQSLDYPITYEGETYYAGGSKSKWERRMKGEHAEKDWRWRWSKKSVEWGIKNNFLVFKNGKVYSKQYQYVNNKNEKINRTKKFSNLILNMHNSIGTQEQKDIFGTKVFDHPKPTNLIKFLINLIPEKNIRVLDFFAGSGTTGHAILELNREDGGNRTFTLVTNNENDIATKICYERLYRINNGIGTNNEYFDWIKKNKHFSQNLKVFNVEYFGTELFNSENDMQNIKQSFFNSLVDNGINIQNIDKDDTNIYYDLLSLMPQKKEKDEIN
- a CDS encoding type III restriction endonuclease subunit M, with product MNKNEVLNSFIQTINDWSKNEINDDQKNLIINILKKSDKEDLHNVMQLLLRRIKVGFTFDEALNTNKTTISLLKFDDRKSFVNNENTESPYENTLIIGENYDALKNLLVIENERERERDRLALRAFTI
- the trmB gene encoding tRNA (guanosine(46)-N7)-methyltransferase TrmB; translation: MRLRNDKEAPNKLEDSNLLITKNQYPIILKPTDVVEIGMGKGEMITQLAQANQDINYYGLEKFATVAAKCIKKAKEYELKNFKIILEDAKEIENIFKGTCGTIWLTFSDPWPKVRHFKRRLTYKDFLEKYKLIMNKDTILKFKSDNDKLYEFSLESFKENDWEIIDHGKDLHASKYAKDNVMTGYEVKWSNAGKNINFIFTKLKNK
- a CDS encoding ATP-dependent Clp protease ATP-binding subunit, which translates into the protein MDFNLDDLFGANENNNNKSSDPLKIYGRNLTDLAARNELDPVINRDDEIRRMIRILSRKTKNNPVLVGEPGVGKTAIVEGLARKIVEGQVPENLKGKDIFELDLAALIAGASYQGQFEKRLKDVLKRIEESNGDIIVFIDEIHMLIGTGRNAGGGMDAANIIKPLMARGKMHLIGATTFDEYRKYIEKDAALERRMQRVDVLEPSIDDTITILRGIKARFENYHNVKIQDDALVSAARLSSRYISDRFLPDKAIDLVDEAAATIKTEINFEPEALEKAKQKLAKLKMEKIAITSEDKKKHTTRIKEIDIEIKDVEAEIKLLKDKWNSEKKKLEDLSKLKSKLDDARHRLNIYQKETDYEKASKILYDEIPTIKKMIEATEKEISQSGNSIVKDSVTSEEIANIVSKWTKIPISKLLESDKEKLLNLEADLKKRIKGQNNAIRLVSQAVLRAKANINDPNRPLASFLFTGPTGVGKTELARTLAYSLFDSEKQMIRLDMSEYMEKHSVSKILGAPPGYVGYDSGGSLAEKIRKNPYTILLFDEIEKADRDVLNILLQMMDNGAITDSNGRVINCRNLIIIMTSNLGSQEILKHLDQMPSIKAELLKFLTPEFVNRIDEIIKFDPLSNDVINEIVELELQKLSERMRDVKDVKISFTNKAIEFVGSSAYDENFGARPIKRFIQNKIESLLAYKIIDGSIRSGKSYKIDIFAGNFVIKEA